One window of Amaranthus tricolor cultivar Red isolate AtriRed21 chromosome 11, ASM2621246v1, whole genome shotgun sequence genomic DNA carries:
- the LOC130826828 gene encoding factor of DNA methylation 3-like — translation MKGSNDGLSEKEIDEYVDIVYRRLKRDKYKRVRVSGNTFRCPFCDSIKKHNYLLHELLEHARDVGKGSKKVSVKLQGKHEALVKFLVKYYSPRLSSASTGKDNVDKLLDNHKSERYVGESNSKLHSGKGGCLTEVISAGKLPLQHKSERCVGESNRKLQMRNDDYPTEIISSRKLLVQHKSERCVVVSNSRLQTRKDHHSTRAISYRKNILQVKHNDGENFVWPWKGILANLPVELKNGRYVGESGTKMRDELAEKGFNPIKVIPLWGPQGHSGFAIVNFSKDFLGFNNAISFEKDFELNHCGKRDWNSRISRKDKIFGWMATEEDYNSHGIIGKHLRDNGDVKSLADISYEEDRKKKSLVSNLSQTLKVKGEQCIEMQSKLRETCASIEKVVKETEKMTEAYNKEMERMRRRTIEDKEKILSDHEIFKNKLKFRKEEMKRHERLLEEREADYDQKLVKLRRQRKLNDLATLEQKRSEQEVLGLVEKHEKEKEALHKKIIDLEKQIDQRQALELQIEQLKGASQVMEHMGRDDETKKRMEAINEELKEKEEELDDLEALTQTLIIKERKCNDELQEARKEMITGLRERKAYRANFGVKLVGYLDEKVIDSIAKTKYSKEEARTKSNELFSLWKGLIDDPEWQPFKVLTEDGVSKEVINEDDERLKGLKSEQGEEVSQAVAKVMMELNEYNPSGRYPVPELWNMKEDRKARLGEGVEYIVNLWRQHRKKK, via the exons ATGAAAGGCTCCAATGATGGTTTAAGTGAAAAAGAGATTGATGAATATGTTGACATAGTCTACAGAAGACTGAAGCGTGATAAATATAAAAGAGTAAGGGTATCAGGAAATACCTTCAGGTGTCCATTCTGTGATTCGATAAAAAAGCACAATTATTTGCTCCATGAGCTTTTGGAACATGCTAGAGATGTAGGAAAAGGCTCTAAGAAAGTTAGTGTTAAGCTACAAGGGAAGCATGAAGCACTAGTGAAGTTCTTGGTCAAGTATTACAGTCCAAGATTATCATCAGCATCTACTGGGAAAGACAATGTGGATAAGCTCCTGGATAATCATAAAAGTGAAAGATACGTTGGGGAGAGCAACAGTAAGCTGCATAGCGGAAAAGGTGGTTGCCTTACTGAGGTTATTTCTGCTGGAAAGCTCCCGCTTCAGCATAAAAGTGAAAGATGTGTTGGGGAGAGCAACCGTAAGCTGCAGATGAGAAACGATGATTACCCTACTGAGATTATTTCTTCTCGAAAGCTCCTGGTTCAGCATAAAAGTGAAAGATGTGTTGTGGTGAGCAACAGTAGGCTGCAGACAAGAAAAGATCATCACTCTACTAGGGCTATATCGTATAGAAAAAACATTTTACAGGTTAAGCACAATGATGGTGAAAATTTTGTCTGGCCATGGAAAGGAATTTTGGCGAACCTCCCTGTTGAACTGAAAAATGGAAGATATGTTGGGGAGAGTGGAACCAAGATGCGAGATGAGCTTGCTGAAAAAGGTTTTAATCCGATTAAGGTGATTCCTTTGTGGGGTCCTCAAGGGCACTCAGGATTTGCCATTGTGAATTTCAGCAAGGATTTTCTTGGATTCAACAATGCAATATCATTTGAGAAGGATTTTGAGTTAAATCATTGTGGTAAACGAGATTGGAACTCACGAATTTCTCGTAAAGATAAAATTTTTGGTTGGATGGCAACGGAGGAGGACTATAACTCTCATGGCATAATTGGTAAGCATCTGCGTGATAATGGTGATGTTAAATCATTGGCTGACATTTCATATGAAGAGGATCGGAAGAAAAAAAGCCTTGTTTCGAATCTCAGCCAGACCCTTAAAGTGAAGGGTGAGCAATGCATAGAAATGCAGAGCAAGCTCAGAGAGACATGTGCTTCAATAGAAAAGGTGGTCAAGGAAACAGAAAAAATGACAGAGGCATACAAtaaag AGATGGAAAGGATGCGGAGAAGAACAATTGAGGATAAGGAAAAGATATTGAGTGACCATGAAATCTTTAAGAACAAGCTGAAATTTAGGAAGGAGGAGATGAAAAGACATGAAAGATTGTTGGAGGAACGGGAAGCTGATTATGACCAAAAACTTGTTAAGCTTCGACGCCAGAGGAAACTG AATGACTTGGCAACACTGGAACAGAAGCGATCAGAGCAGGAAGTATTAGGACTCGTAGAGAAGCATGAG AAGGAAAAGGAAGCACTGCATAAGAAAATTATCGATCTGGAGAAGCAAATTGATCAGAGGCAAGCTCTGGAGCTGCAGATAGAACAACTAAAAGGAGCTTCTCAAGTTATGGAACATATGGGAAGGGATGATGAAACAAAAAAGAGAATGGAAGCTATTAATGAAGAGctgaaggaaaaagaagaagaattgGACGACTTGGAGGCCCTCACTCAGACTTTGATAATTAAGGAGAGGAAATGCAACGATGAATTACAGGAAGCACGCAAGGAAATGATAACT ggattgagagaaaGGAAGGCTTATCGTGCAAACTTCGGTGTGAAACTAGTTGGGTATCTAGATGAGAAAGTGATTGATAGCATAGCCAAAACCAAGTACTCGAAAGAAGAAGCACGAACCAAAAGTAATGAGTTGTTTTCATTATGGAAAGGATTAATTGATGATCCTGAATGGCAACCTTTCAAAGTTCTCACCGAGGATGGTGTATCCAAG GAGGTGAtaaatgaagatgatgaaagATTGAAAGGtttgaagagtgaacaaggtgAGGAGGTTTCACAGGCTGTAGCCAAGGTGATGATGGAGCTGAACGAGTACAATCCTAGTGGTCGATACCCAGTACCTGAGCTTTGGAACATGAAAGAAGACAGAAAAGCAAGACTTGGGGAAGGAGTAGAGTACATTGTCAATTTGTGGAGACAACACAGAAAAAAGAAGTAA